The DNA window TATAAAATCAACAAGTAGAGCGCCAAAAATTCGTTTCAAGCGTATTTCAGTTAAAACAAAGTATAGGCACACTAAATACATTCAATTTCACGTGTTCAAACATATAGACacacaataaaatcaaatatgcaaaaattcacatgttcacttgtttgaaatcaagtccaaagttcaccaaaagTTCACATAATGACCTATAATTTTGAGTTTTCAACAAGTAtagttcatataggtcaagtatcaataaattttctcatctatgcatataaatctcattaatatcatatttggaacgattatgcataaataagtaagtagagagatatgaaattttttatagctagcaaaccttatatttcatttaagttggtcatgcctagctctcttctaatgaaactaaatctctcatcactaaaaggcttggtgaatatatccgctaattggaattcggtgctCACGAAGTCTAGCAcaatatcacctctttggatatggtctctaaggaagtggtgccttatgtcaatatgcttggctctagaatgcaatattggattcttagagaggttaatggcactagtattgtcacactttatgggtgtacattcaaaatcaacatcaaaatccttaagagtttgttttatccaaagtatttgtgcacaacaactacccgtGGCTATATATTCAgcttcggttgtggatagagctaccgagttttgtttcttgctaaaccatgacactaaggaaCTTCCTAGAAAGTGACATGTTCCACTAGCACTTTTTCTATCTGTCTTACAACCGGCAAAGTCGGCATCTCAGTAGCTTACTATATCAAAGTATGAGTTCTTAgggtaccaaagtcctagattcattgtgcctatcaagtatctaaatattctctTAACGACACTCAAATGGGATTCTTTGggacaagattggtacctagcacaaagaccaacactaaacaaaatattcggtctactagcggttaaatataataaagagccaattatacctcgatacttggtgatgtccacattctcaccactttcatctttgtccatctttataGATGTGCTCATGGGGgtattcatggactttgcatttgctaagtcaaacttttgaagaagatcTTTGATGTACTTGGTTTGACttatgaatatgccatccttttgttgcttgatttgaagtccaaggaaaaagttgagttctcccatcatgctcatctcaaattcactatgcatacacttagaaaattcttcacaaagagcatcattagtagcaccaaagataatatcatcaacataaatttgtaccataataatgtcttttaattttctttttataaaaagtgtattatccgctttacccattgaaaaaccatttcagataagaaaagtgcttaatctttcataccaagctctaggagcttgctttaaactatataaagcctttttcaatttgtaaacatggttagggtatttatgattttgaaaaccgggtggttgagagacataaacctaGGGCTGAACATCTAGACCCGCAAATCCGAAAACCCGACCACCCGCCCCGACCCGCTTCCGAAAAAAGCCGAAAAATTTAAAACCCGTGTAGTCGGGTCGGGTCTAACCCGAAAATGCTCAACACGGGTGTCGGGTTCGGGTTTTAAAATAATGCATTTTTTTATTCGGGTTGTAACCCGATACCCGAACAATAAtattaagtttaaattttttttattacaatgaaaaataatattaaaacttaaaagTTAAATTGCTCTCAGACAGAGCAAAGTGATAATATATAGCTTGGATCGTTTTCATGAAAAATGGTTGCCCATTTATTTGGTTCTCTCTGAATGTTTGTAGAACCAATGATTTCCTCctctcagcagcaacaacaacaaaataaaataaaaagagtaTATTACCATTCGTTAACTAAATCATAACCAAAGAAAACCGGCAGCTGCTTCTTCTTCTCCGGCGGGTTCTCATCTCAGCGGTCAGCTCAGTCAGGCGAACTGTGCTGCCGGTGGTGCCTCTTCAGCTCCTCATCCCTCTTCTATTTTTCTGAGATCTGACCGCCGGTGCCCCTACCCGTGTCCGCCCATGCCCGCCTGCTCACTGTCGAGATTTGTTCTTGAGTTCTCCTCTGTCCTCTCATCTctcttttttagttttatattcataatgtaatttatattatatatactgtaattttttatttaaacttatACGTTTTATATTATACATTTTTCAGTTCTTtatattatacattttttatataaacCTGCTCAATAgaaatagaaaaatagaaaaaagatagtatttttaaaaatcaagTTTCATTTTGGCCCAAAAATAATCATTCGGACTGCCTAATTAAACCCGAACCCGGACACATTAAACCCGCCAAATCCGACCTGAAACCCGCCGTACCCAACCACCCGAAACTCGGGTTCGGTTACACATTTCAAACACCCGAAATCTGAAAACCCGAACCCGGCCACCCAAAAACCCGAAAACCTGACCCGTGTGCAGCCCTacataaacctcttccataatgtacccatttaagaatgcgctttttacatccatttggtacaagataaaattcttgtggcatgcaaaagctaacaacattctaatggactcaagtcttgctactggggcaaaggtttcctcataatcaattccttcttcttgtttgtaaccttgggccactaatctagccttgttacgcacaaaccccatgctcatctaccttatttctatagacccattttgttccaatcaccgattgatgtgacggtcttggaactaaattccaaacattatttcttataattgatttatttcttcttgcatagctagaagccaaaattcatcaacttcggcctctttaaaattctttggttcaatatgagaaataaaagcaatgaaatgcacaagtttctaagggagtttctagtagtggcaccttgagaaggatcacctagaatttggtctataggatgagcacttttgaatttccactcatgtggaaggttagaaTTCATATCTTGGCTTTCATTTACTGTTTCCACGAGTGGTTactctttgggagtttgtgaaggagcattggaagtctctccgattttaagattttgaacctcatctcccaaacctacaacatcatcatctaaacttttgcttgtaggcgggttagtctcatcaaaagcaacatgGATAGATTCTTCAACAATATTAGTTCTTatgttataaattctataagctttactatgtgttgaatagcctataaaaattccaacatcggattttgcatcaaattttccaaagttgtccttggtgtttaaaataaagcatttgcatccaaaaactctaaaatagccaatgttgggttttctccctttccaaagctcataaggggttttattcatgttgggcctaatgaaaacacgattcaaaatataacaagaagtattgacggcctcggcccaaaaatattttggtaatgagatttcatttagcattgacctagccatttcttgaattgttctattcttcctttcgacaactccattttgttgtggagttcttggAGCCGAAAatttatggttaaaaccatgttcatcacaaaacaattctaaggcatcattgtcaaactcaccaccatggtcactcctaatggaggtaatagaatatccttttttattttgtacacttttacaaaatttgacaaagtttttCAAAACATCACTTCTAAGAGTCAAGAAATTAACCCatgtaaatcttgaaaaatcatcaacaattacaaatgcatagtatttaccaccaggactagcaattctagaaagaccaaataaatcaatatgaagtaattgcaaaggtctagtagttgaaatcTCTTTCTTAAAATGAAAAGacattttaatttgttttccaaattgcCATGCATcacaaaatttatatttgacaaaaggaatagatggcaaaccaataacaagatcttttctaaccaattttgagatagaatccatactagcatgtcctaatcttctatgtCACAACTAAGAATTATCATTAATTacggttaaacatttatttttactatcaaatgaatcaacatcaataacattTTGAGTGATGTTTTAATGGAGCATTTTGAGTtttcaaacacaacacgaaaacttatatcacataattgactaatactaagcaagttatgtttaagattatcaacaagaagcacatttttaatacatggagagtatacattaccgatatcaccaatacccaagatttttccttttgaattgttTCCAAAAGTGAGAAAGCCACTTTCCTTActttaaaagtttgaaaatcttgatggatcaccggtcatatgctttgaacatccactatccaagaaccataagcttcagctctttcttgttgattcctacaaaaacaagttcatttgttggcttttggtacccaCATAACTTTGGGTCCTTTCTtgttagttctagaaccctttggtacccatttagtcttgcctagatatgcaTATTTCTTCACATGACAATAGGAAACagtatgaccatctcggttacaatatgtgcatgtaaagtgaggtagactagatgatttcacatAAAAGTTTCTCAAGAACTTTTGTTTCCTACTAGGATCAtaaccaataccattttttgaaaaaccacatgattggCTTCCTACCATGAGATTATAGCCTTCTTCACCTCTAGTGAAagtatatatgtcattttttaggcttTTCACATGGGCTTTTAATTCAACAAGttctttcttatgtgaagcacatgtagcacattgagatttagctaaaagttcttcttcatttattttcaaaatatcaatttcttttaaaagcatgttggtcttTTCTCTAAGGGTTTGGTTATTAACAAgaaatttaccaaaatcatcaaatagttccttaaatgaattagacaactcatcatatgacatacctaagttatcatcatcattttcaccaTCACAATCATTTTGGCTAGAAATGCTTACCCTatcatcaagtgccatcatgcacatgtttgctacttcattctttccttcttcttcggagtcctcttcatcactattgagccaatccgccaacatttcccttcctttgtatttgttcttcttcctcattggacaatccatcttcatatgtccgggcttcttgcattcaaagcaaattggtggatcatctttgctcttcctttcttttgagtcactccctctttgtggcttcttcccaaagttctttttgaatttcatgaactttttgtatttcttggagaagagtgccaagtcctccatTTCACTACATAAGttttcctcatcttcttcactaatggcatgggaggaggaagacttgaatACAATAGTCTTCTTTTCCTTCTCAGCTTCCTTTTTCTTAAGCACTgatgaaaatttcatggttcatgagtgagccataattcttccaagggaagtgttgagagattcttggcttcttgaatggcaaccacctttccttAATAAGCCTTGGTGtgacttctcaaaatcttggtcaccatatccttttgagtaaataccttgccaagagaattcaaaccattagtaattgtagtaAATTAAGTATACATGttagcaatggtttcatccgcttttatcttaaagttctcatattgagtggaataaatttgaattttagtctCTTTCGTAGCACTAGctccttgatgagtaactttaagcatttttctatttaaatatttgtgttacctgttaaaaaaattcattagtATCTAAATATTTGAGTTAACTATTAATTAGTAGTAAAAGTATATATCTTATGCTATAGAATGTCTTAATtgagtgaaaatataattttaatgttGGATTTCAATCAAACATAATAAGAGTAAAAGTAGAAttgatattaataaattatttaatagtaTCAAAAATTATTCTTTTTCTGAAATTCTGATGCTTATTTTGGAGTGTTATTAAAGTTTGTGATgataaatactactttttgcgtgtgtgtgtgtgtgtgcaaATAGCACAACTATTCAACTAATAAATGTATAATCTaagattaatattaaataaatttggttaataaaggaaaattttataaaagaaattCGTATAAAAATTTAGGTGAGTAAAATTATTTAAAGgatgttgtgatcattgtaactgtatttattatataaattcaattagttatttttaataattattattgtattttgagtatattattgtttttctaacaaatttaaaattatttactctTACTAGTATAAATGTGTAAAttttccatttaaaaaaaaataaaattataaatttacatTCAGAAACTAACTAAAGCTAAATATGGGCTTTTAAAAAACCATTTCAAAATGTATGGGCTTTGTAAACCCATAAAATAactctaattttaaaaaaaaaaaatcataaaaagtgACGAAACTTATATTTATGAGAAAAAACTTAAAAAGTATtctacttgtttttttttccatCTTCAATATGCATGTGGCTAGGTTAATTGTTGTTAATGATCATATATGGAGTCGATAAACTTATTAATCAATCATAAGTATATAATTACCATTATAAGTGTAGCATGTTTTTATAGAATATATTTCTGAAGTTcgtaaaaataatatactatgTATGTGttcctatatataaatatatatttctaggTGATTGATATTACATTAtgagttttaaaatatatataatatatgtataaaacattatccataattaatttttttttaaaatttcacatatattcctattaatatttattatattagttCAAGTTTTTcttagggattatttcacaaaaatataaaaacaacaaaaaaattacaaaagtgcggtttcacagaattttaacatttttacgatttttttaattttatttacagaaaatatggtctttttatgttgtaatctttttaattttttgttgattttttgttatctgtatgttatttttttgttgttattttgatgttattttcatatttcttttatgtagttttcttgttgattttatgttgttttcgtgttattttttggaaaactgtaaaaatgtaaaaaaaaatattctttaaacgtaaaaatgtaattattttacaaaaaattgtgCCTTATATAATTATTCCTTTTTTAAGCTCTTATTTGTTCATGGTCTTCTCTAATCTTTCCCTTCTTGATGCcttaattttttactttttcttttcaaaatttgattctaataatttaatttattatatatatattattacatatTTGTATAAAAGTGAGTAATTAATCAATGTAAATTTATTAGAAAGGACATTGACAAAATATATGATGAATTTTCTATAAAACAAtcaattgttataattttttaatttcttctaACAATATATGTTTTGAAAATCaaccatataaataatatatttataacaaataataaattaaaaaatcatttatttagttcaaaataattaaaaaattaagactTTATTAAGAgaattatttttagtaaaataGTTACTTATATATTAGgagaatattatataaaaatactaaaatttgaaatttgatatacttttataatttaattatcactaaagaaaatacaactacaCGAGAAGATAATGataatctaattttttaaacacacattatttgaaagaaaaattacatgaattataattatttgtgttTGATTGGATGCATAAGTGAGATACGGTAATGACAACTGCTTTCAATGTAATAATGATTACAAGTGAGATATAGTGATAACAATAATGGCTATAAGCGAGATATGATGATGACAACAATGACTTTGAATATAATGACGACTATAATGAGATATGGTGAAGATAACAATTTTGAATGTAACGATAACTTGAAGACAGTGATGataacaattttaaaatttatacatatgattagttttctatatatatatatatatatatatatatatatattatagttgtcttttttagttgttatgaaatttttctactatatttaaatttactttttgagtaaaaatttaaaaaaaaaaaaaatagtttactAGAATAGTTACTCAtattattaacaaaaatatcaaaaaagaattaaaaaatgatatttcactAAACAAAATACAACCACACGCGAAGCACGATTTGTTTTTTAGTTCTATAATAACCCAAAAATAAGATGGACTCGTGAagtataaaaaattaacttCAAAGCCACATTAAAAACTTTCTTgccattattattaataattatttattctaGAGTTTATTTATTACTTTATTTATCGATTAATGAAAATGTACGTTattattgattattttaataatattttataatttaaatttgtcaaatataaattaattttataaaataataaaaaagtaacaataCTTTTGATTAAAgtactattaaaaaaaatttaacaaaaaagtAGAGAGCTCCCTACATTTATAGAATTTCTTGCATATTCTATATTATAAAGAGTAATTTTTATATCCCATTTGTTCTTTGCAGATGATCTTATTTTGGTGGGTAGGGCCACGATAGAGGAAGCTAAGAGATTTTGGTAGTATCTGGAGCTATTTTGCGATTGGTCAGGCCAACGTATTAATAATGAGAAAACATCCATCTTCTTTAGCAAGAATACCAGTAATGGGATGAAGCGTGGTATTAAGCAGGCTCTCGACCTCAACCCAGTAGTAGGTAACATTAACTACATTAACTACCTGGGTCTCCCGTTATTCCGAAGTCGTAGGAAAGATACAGATTTCATTTTCATCATGGATAACTTGGTCTCTAAGCTGCATGGGTGGAAGTTGAAATCCTTATCTAAAGTCGGTCGTGCTACTCTGATAAAATCAGTGGGATTTTCTTTACCAGTTTATACCATGCAAACGACGAAGTTGTCCAAGAAGCTTGCAGCGAAAATAGATGGCATGGTTAGAGATTTTTGTGGGGCTATGAGCAGGGCAACTGTGGCATTTGTCTTAAGCCTGAGATCAGTTATGCCTCCCCAAGTCTAGGGGTGGAATTGGCTTCTAGAGGACCTTAGAAATGAATCAGGCTTTCCTGGCTTAATGGGATTGGGCTTTCTTGAATAAGGATAATTCTTTGTGTTGCAAGGTTTTCAGTGCCAAGTACCTAAAAGGTAGACCTTTCTTGAAGTGTTCGTACAAGAATTCAGATTTGTTGTTCTAGAAGAATATTgtgaaaactaaaaaattcttaagaAAGAAGCCTGTAAGCTCATATCGGATGGGAAAGATACAGACATTTCGGATGGGTCGTGGGTGATTCATAGTCAAGACTTCCATCCCTACCCTAAAAACGGGCGACCAGAGGGTTGGAAGAAAGTAGCGAATCTTCTTATTGATAATAGGATTTGGGATATTTCCAAACTCAACAACCTTTTTGACCAAGAGACAACCAATAATATCCTCAAAAGGGGGAAGGCCCAGAGGTCAAGACAGGGATAAATGGATCTAAACTAAGGAACCTTCTGGTCGCTTTTCTACAAAATCTGCATGTCTTGCTCAACCCTTGTCAAGAGTCCCCCTCCCACTATGGCTCTCGCTCTTTGGAATAAACTGTAGAATTCTAGGATCTTGGAACGCCACAAAGTCATTTGGTGGAGCATTCTCTCTAATGCCTTACCTATCAGGTCAACTCTTGCTAAAAGAATGCAGATTGAAGACGTGTCTTGCCTCTTTTGCGGTGAGGGAGAAGAAACGATGGGACATCTTTTTCTCTACTGTAACTTTGCTTTTCACCTTTGGAGGTCCTCCCCTTGAGGGTgatgctgttgggttttatgccctaaataaaactcatttcaatataatcagatttacttattaatatagatcagaaataacatttaatgttgcatggttcacatgatttatttcatgattatatgtacataatgtatgaattcatctgaaaccc is part of the Cannabis sativa cultivar Pink pepper isolate KNU-18-1 chromosome 5, ASM2916894v1, whole genome shotgun sequence genome and encodes:
- the LOC133038173 gene encoding uncharacterized protein LOC133038173, translated to MTTIMRYGEDNNFECQRINNEKTSIFFSKNTSNGMKRGIKQALDLNPVVGNINYINYLGLPLFRSRRKDTDFIFIMDNLVSKLHGWKLKSLSKVGRATLIKSVGFSLPVYTMQTTKLSKKLAAKIDGMVRDFCGAMSRATVAFVLSLRSVMPPQV